A portion of the Deinococcus peraridilitoris DSM 19664 genome contains these proteins:
- a CDS encoding Glu/Leu/Phe/Val family dehydrogenase, which yields MTVPKTDPQPTQPAGVPGRTKQHALPSYLDQDNLGPWAIYLEQVERVTPYLGKLAYWVETLKRPKRILVVDVPIHLDDGSVAHFEGYRVQHNTSRGPAKGGVRYHQDVTLSEVMALSAWMTVKNAAVNLPYGGGKGGIRVDPRTLSTSELERLTRRYTTEIGIIIGPDKDIPAPDVNTNPQVMAWMMDTYSMNVGRTATGVVTGKPISLGGSLGRGDATGRGVFVTGAEAMNRLGIAVEGARVAIQGFGNVGNAAGRIFYDHGASIVAIQDVSGTFYCESGIDPYQAQTYLREHGTLQGLPNVETIEREAFWSVPCDVLVPAALENQITELNAPVINAKVIVEGANGPTTPAADDLLRERGVLVVPDVLANAGGVTVSYFEWVQDFSSFFWTEEEINARLDRIMREAFSSLWDVAQRHKVTLRTAAFIVACTRVLESRALRGLYP from the coding sequence GTGACCGTTCCCAAGACCGACCCCCAACCGACTCAACCCGCAGGCGTGCCCGGCCGCACCAAACAGCACGCGTTGCCCAGCTATCTCGACCAGGACAACCTGGGTCCGTGGGCCATCTACCTGGAGCAGGTCGAGCGGGTAACGCCTTACCTCGGCAAGCTGGCGTACTGGGTGGAGACGCTCAAGCGGCCCAAGCGCATTCTGGTGGTGGACGTACCCATTCACCTCGACGACGGCTCAGTGGCCCACTTTGAAGGCTACCGGGTGCAGCACAACACATCCCGTGGTCCGGCCAAGGGTGGTGTGCGCTATCACCAGGACGTCACGCTCAGCGAGGTCATGGCGCTCAGCGCCTGGATGACCGTCAAGAACGCCGCCGTGAACTTGCCGTACGGTGGGGGCAAGGGTGGCATCCGCGTCGATCCGCGTACGCTCTCGACTTCCGAACTCGAACGACTCACCCGGCGCTACACCACCGAGATCGGCATCATCATCGGCCCCGACAAGGATATTCCTGCGCCGGACGTCAACACCAATCCTCAGGTGATGGCCTGGATGATGGACACGTACAGCATGAACGTCGGTCGTACCGCCACCGGTGTGGTGACCGGCAAACCGATCAGCCTGGGTGGTTCGCTGGGCCGTGGCGACGCCACCGGACGCGGCGTCTTTGTCACGGGTGCCGAGGCCATGAACCGGCTGGGGATCGCCGTGGAAGGAGCCCGCGTCGCCATTCAGGGTTTTGGCAACGTCGGTAACGCGGCGGGGCGCATTTTTTACGATCACGGTGCCAGCATCGTGGCCATCCAGGATGTTTCCGGTACGTTTTACTGTGAGAGCGGAATCGATCCTTACCAGGCGCAGACGTATCTGCGCGAGCACGGCACTCTGCAAGGCCTGCCGAACGTGGAGACCATCGAGCGCGAGGCGTTCTGGAGCGTTCCATGCGACGTGCTGGTGCCTGCCGCCCTCGAAAACCAGATCACCGAACTCAACGCTCCCGTGATCAATGCCAAGGTGATCGTGGAAGGAGCCAACGGTCCTACCACGCCCGCAGCTGACGATTTGCTGCGTGAGCGCGGCGTGCTGGTGGTACCTGACGTGCTCGCCAATGCGGGCGGTGTGACGGTCAGCTATTTCGAGTGGGTGCAGGACTTCAGCTCTTTTTTCTGGACCGAAGAGGAAATCAACGCGCGCCTCGACCGAATCATGCGTGAGGCCTTCAGCAGCCTTTGGGACGTCGCCCAGCGTCACAAAGTCACCCTGCGCACGGCGGCTTTTATCGTCGCGTGTACCCGCGTCCTCGAATCGCGCGCCCTGCGCGGTCTGTATCCCTGA
- a CDS encoding Glu/Leu/Phe/Val family dehydrogenase has translation MRPAGLSWQGLMDQMELALPFTQVSDQSLAYFKYPKRTISLSLPVQMDDGGVSVFKAYRTVHSIARGPSTGGMRYKEGLDAHECEVLAAIMTLKCAVMDLPLGGAKGGVDVDPTSLSFGELERLTRRLTSELVDFVGPGEDIMAPDIGTDEQIMAWMLDTYSENRGTTSSGVVTGKPLALGGSFGSKEARGHAAVLVTERVLRERKVDGEVKVAVDGFGNVGREIARRLARMGAIIVAVSDQQGAIYDPAGLDIEALVEYRDLHGSVVGFAGSLSRGHLLTLDVTVLALSADWGTIGGGIAPGIRAKFILEASNRAVLPEAEAELSGLVIPDLVAAGGGVTLSYLEWVQDANSFFWSEDEIRSALERRTVSMLDHVLSAQQEQRTDLRTAAYAMALSRLDHATTLRGVYP, from the coding sequence ATGCGACCTGCAGGACTGAGCTGGCAAGGCCTGATGGATCAGATGGAACTGGCGTTGCCTTTCACCCAGGTCAGCGATCAATCGCTGGCCTATTTCAAGTATCCCAAACGAACCATCAGCCTCTCCCTACCCGTGCAGATGGATGACGGTGGCGTATCGGTCTTCAAGGCCTACCGGACCGTGCACTCCATCGCCCGAGGACCTTCGACCGGGGGAATGCGGTACAAGGAAGGCCTTGACGCTCACGAGTGCGAGGTGCTCGCCGCCATTATGACACTCAAATGTGCGGTGATGGATCTGCCTCTGGGAGGCGCCAAGGGCGGGGTGGACGTCGATCCCACCTCGCTCAGCTTTGGTGAGCTCGAGCGTCTGACCCGCCGTCTGACAAGCGAGCTGGTGGACTTCGTCGGACCAGGCGAGGACATCATGGCCCCTGACATCGGCACCGACGAGCAGATCATGGCCTGGATGCTCGACACCTACAGCGAGAACCGTGGTACCACCTCCAGCGGTGTGGTCACCGGTAAACCGCTGGCGTTGGGCGGCAGTTTCGGCAGCAAGGAGGCGCGTGGTCATGCGGCGGTACTGGTGACCGAGCGCGTTTTGCGTGAACGCAAGGTCGACGGCGAAGTCAAAGTGGCCGTGGACGGATTTGGCAACGTCGGACGTGAAATCGCGCGGCGTCTGGCACGCATGGGCGCGATCATTGTCGCCGTGTCCGACCAGCAGGGCGCCATCTACGACCCTGCCGGTCTCGACATCGAGGCACTGGTCGAATACCGCGATCTGCACGGCTCGGTGGTCGGTTTCGCGGGCAGCCTCAGCCGCGGGCATCTGCTAACTCTCGATGTCACCGTGCTTGCCCTGTCCGCCGACTGGGGTACCATCGGCGGGGGAATTGCGCCCGGCATTCGTGCCAAATTCATTCTGGAAGCCTCCAACCGTGCTGTGCTTCCCGAGGCCGAAGCAGAACTCTCCGGGCTGGTGATTCCTGACCTGGTGGCTGCGGGCGGCGGCGTGACCCTCAGCTACCTGGAATGGGTACAGGACGCCAACAGTTTTTTCTGGTCCGAAGACGAAATCCGCTCGGCCCTGGAACGGCGCACGGTCAGCATGCTCGATCACGTCCTGAGCGCGCAGCAGGAACAGCGGACCGATCTGCGCACCGCTGCGTACGCCATGGCCCTGAGCCGTCTCGATCACGCCACCACTTTGAGAGGAGTTTATCCGTGA
- a CDS encoding polyprenyl synthetase family protein, with translation MAPLQEFESRLRQVLHSRVEFIELIGDNLVAAGGKRSRPALVYLALRALGVEHPQEHDLAVAVELLHSASLLHDDLIDDADTRRGHETAYRKYGNVVSVMSGDFMLSRLLVLLSDMPQGLTREFGETAARICEGEVLQFQVAAYGDYSHQNYLDIIAGKTAVLLRTAARAPALLVGAPEAQFQALSEFGMEFGLAFQMQDDLLDLAADPNTLGKPIGGDLAEGKVTLPVLYLLQGPHGDEVRTIVERRAARPCDIERVRELALQEEAFERTRQEIRRRTLLAIQALRALPPSPARHALEEMAVGAADRVK, from the coding sequence ATGGCTCCACTTCAGGAATTCGAATCTCGCCTGCGACAGGTGCTGCATTCCCGTGTGGAGTTCATCGAGCTGATCGGCGACAATCTGGTGGCTGCTGGTGGAAAGCGTTCCCGGCCTGCGCTGGTCTACCTGGCGCTGCGTGCGCTGGGCGTGGAGCATCCTCAGGAACACGATCTGGCCGTGGCCGTCGAACTGTTGCATTCGGCCAGTTTGCTGCACGACGACCTGATCGACGACGCCGATACCCGACGTGGCCATGAAACGGCCTACCGCAAATACGGCAACGTGGTGAGCGTGATGTCAGGTGATTTCATGCTCAGCCGCTTGCTGGTGCTGCTTTCCGACATGCCACAGGGCCTGACCCGCGAATTTGGTGAAACTGCCGCGCGCATCTGCGAAGGTGAGGTGTTGCAGTTTCAGGTGGCCGCCTACGGTGATTACAGCCATCAGAATTACCTCGACATCATCGCCGGAAAGACGGCCGTCCTGCTGCGCACGGCGGCGCGAGCTCCGGCGCTGCTGGTAGGCGCGCCGGAAGCGCAGTTTCAAGCCCTCTCCGAATTCGGTATGGAGTTCGGGCTGGCCTTTCAGATGCAAGACGATCTGCTGGATCTGGCCGCCGACCCCAACACGCTCGGTAAACCCATCGGAGGGGACCTCGCCGAAGGCAAGGTAACGCTGCCGGTGCTCTACCTGCTGCAGGGACCGCACGGTGACGAGGTGCGCACCATTGTCGAGCGCCGGGCCGCCCGGCCATGCGATATCGAGCGGGTGCGCGAGCTCGCCTTGCAGGAAGAAGCGTTCGAACGCACCCGCCAGGAGATCCGACGCCGGACCCTGCTGGCCATTCAGGCGTTGCGGGCACTGCCACCGTCACCGGCCCGCCACGCGCTCGAGGAAATGGCAGTGGGCGCAGCTGACCGTGTGAAATAA
- a CDS encoding homoserine dehydrogenase → MRTLRLGLLGCGTVGSGVVQLIHQRAERFRALGIQIELMGVLVRDLQRPRAVQPDLPLTTDASFVPDCEVLVEVMGGVERPLALCRDHLLAGKPLVSANKAMLAERWSELRPYAERGQLHYEASVMAGTPVLGPLSTTLRASRVTHLEALLNATCTFILGRMEAGEDYLIALREAQHLGYAEEDPTLDVSGVDAAQKLVILARLVADPAFGLGQVQCEGIDALPAGFFAEAHKAGERVRLVAELTQDVCGWQARVSPRRLPATHPFCAPGAGRNALRLQGEGCGELYFAGASAGGLVTASAVVGDLLSAVSGVPGHRPLPTGA, encoded by the coding sequence ATGCGAACCCTTCGGCTGGGCCTGCTGGGCTGTGGCACCGTGGGCAGCGGTGTGGTGCAGCTCATTCACCAACGCGCGGAACGCTTTCGGGCACTCGGTATCCAGATTGAACTGATGGGCGTGCTGGTTCGCGACCTGCAGCGTCCACGCGCTGTGCAGCCCGACCTGCCCCTGACCACCGACGCCTCATTTGTCCCGGACTGTGAGGTGCTGGTCGAGGTGATGGGCGGGGTGGAGCGCCCTCTGGCGCTGTGCCGAGATCACCTGTTGGCCGGAAAGCCGCTTGTGAGTGCCAACAAAGCCATGCTGGCCGAGCGTTGGAGTGAGCTCAGGCCGTACGCTGAACGCGGGCAACTGCACTATGAAGCCAGCGTCATGGCCGGTACACCCGTACTCGGGCCCTTGTCGACCACCCTGCGCGCCTCGCGAGTCACGCACCTGGAAGCCCTCCTGAACGCGACCTGCACCTTCATTCTGGGTCGTATGGAGGCCGGCGAGGACTACCTGATCGCGCTGCGTGAGGCGCAGCATCTCGGTTACGCCGAGGAGGACCCAACCCTCGACGTGAGCGGCGTGGACGCGGCCCAGAAGCTGGTCATTCTGGCCCGGCTCGTCGCGGATCCTGCCTTCGGACTCGGTCAGGTGCAGTGCGAGGGCATCGACGCCCTGCCTGCCGGTTTTTTTGCCGAAGCCCACAAGGCCGGTGAACGCGTCCGGCTGGTGGCGGAACTGACACAAGACGTGTGTGGCTGGCAGGCGCGCGTGTCTCCCCGGCGCCTGCCGGCCACACACCCCTTTTGCGCGCCTGGTGCCGGCCGAAACGCGCTGCGCCTGCAAGGGGAGGGCTGCGGCGAGCTGTATTTCGCCGGGGCAAGTGCGGGCGGACTGGTGACGGCAAGTGCCGTCGTGGGTGACCTGCTCTCCGCCGTGTCCGGCGTGCCGGGCCACCGCCCCTTGCCGACGGGTGCTTGA
- the prfA gene encoding peptide chain release factor 1 gives MLTDKLTELEREYHFVERDLADPAVLGDPNRLRTLTRRHSELSRIMDLWREHQQLSTAAREARDLLADPEMHELAEADLLNSTTRLGAIETELDLLLIPSDPSDHKNAILELRAGAGGDEAGLFAADLLRMYERYAEQAGLRITVLDANESDLGGFSKVTAEVMGEGAFKAFKFERGVHRVQRVPATETQGRIHTSTVTVAVLPEAEETEVELNPNEVRIDVFRSQGAGGQSVNTTDSAVRAAYRPGTPDEIIVVCQETRSQIKNREKALNILRARLAERQREAADADVRASRQAQIGSGDRSEKVRTYNYAQDRVTDHRLQGDDKNFPLGKVIAGDLSPLVEALQRVLRDRQIAEMADAGV, from the coding sequence GTGCTGACCGACAAACTGACCGAACTGGAGCGGGAATACCATTTTGTTGAACGCGACCTCGCCGATCCAGCCGTACTGGGAGATCCCAACCGTCTGCGTACGCTCACACGCCGTCATAGCGAACTCAGCCGGATCATGGACTTGTGGCGCGAACACCAGCAGCTCAGCACAGCTGCGAGAGAAGCGCGCGACCTGCTCGCCGATCCGGAAATGCACGAACTGGCCGAAGCCGACCTGCTGAACAGCACGACCCGTCTGGGCGCCATTGAAACCGAACTCGACCTGCTGCTGATCCCCTCTGACCCCAGCGATCACAAAAACGCCATCCTGGAACTGCGCGCCGGGGCCGGCGGAGACGAGGCGGGCCTGTTCGCGGCTGATCTGCTGCGCATGTACGAGCGCTACGCCGAACAGGCCGGTCTGCGCATCACCGTGCTCGATGCCAACGAGAGCGACCTGGGTGGCTTTTCCAAAGTGACGGCCGAAGTGATGGGGGAAGGAGCGTTCAAGGCCTTCAAGTTCGAGCGGGGCGTGCACCGTGTCCAGCGGGTACCGGCCACCGAGACTCAGGGACGGATTCACACTTCCACCGTCACGGTCGCCGTACTGCCCGAAGCCGAGGAGACGGAAGTCGAGCTCAACCCCAATGAAGTCCGCATTGACGTCTTCCGCTCACAGGGTGCGGGGGGGCAGAGTGTCAACACCACTGATTCGGCGGTGCGCGCCGCCTACCGACCCGGCACTCCGGACGAGATCATCGTGGTCTGTCAGGAAACCCGCTCGCAGATCAAGAACCGTGAAAAAGCCCTGAACATCCTGCGGGCGCGTCTGGCCGAACGACAGCGTGAAGCCGCCGATGCGGATGTGCGGGCCTCGCGTCAGGCGCAGATCGGCTCCGGGGACCGCAGCGAAAAGGTGCGCACCTACAACTACGCCCAGGACCGCGTGACCGACCACCGCCTTCAGGGTGACGACAAGAACTTTCCTCTTGGGAAGGTGATTGCCGGAGACCTCTCTCCTCTGGTCGAAGCCTTGCAGCGCGTTCTGCGTGATCGGCAGATCGCGGAGATGGCCGATGCCGGAGTGTAG
- a CDS encoding NUDIX hydrolase, whose translation MPRRDLLVAAGILRDKQGRILLVGNDWQGAGRVRFTLPGGMVEAGETAPEALYREIHEETGLRITAIQHMAYCVHIEDERRGERAIAIVFEARWDGLLNPADPDGFIVEARFCTPAEVQQKLDSPPQREPLTDYLATGVPGRFYAFKGWDGKGGLRIPGLSQQQPT comes from the coding sequence ATGCCGCGGCGTGACCTGCTGGTGGCTGCCGGCATCCTGCGTGACAAACAGGGGCGAATTTTGCTGGTAGGAAACGACTGGCAGGGAGCCGGAAGGGTGCGCTTCACGCTGCCCGGCGGCATGGTCGAAGCCGGCGAGACCGCTCCGGAAGCGCTCTACCGTGAAATACACGAGGAAACCGGGCTGCGCATCACGGCCATTCAGCACATGGCTTACTGCGTGCACATCGAGGATGAGCGGCGAGGTGAGCGAGCGATTGCCATCGTGTTCGAGGCCCGCTGGGACGGCCTGCTCAACCCGGCAGACCCGGACGGCTTCATTGTCGAGGCCCGCTTCTGCACCCCAGCGGAGGTTCAGCAGAAACTCGATTCACCGCCTCAACGCGAACCCCTCACCGATTATCTGGCAACGGGCGTGCCAGGCCGCTTTTATGCCTTCAAAGGGTGGGACGGCAAAGGCGGACTGCGCATTCCGGGCCTGTCCCAACAACAACCCACGTGA
- a CDS encoding HD domain-containing protein, whose protein sequence is MLTPEERAVYLAMDPRDREHAVRVTQRVWRHCPDAPAELLAGALLHDCGKSARRYRVWERVLAGLVPQRYSACLPWEPLQIRAWHPQLGARMLRAAGGRERVAQLVERHHTPGGDAHAAVLHRYDDLE, encoded by the coding sequence TTGCTGACACCAGAAGAGCGAGCCGTCTACCTGGCCATGGATCCGCGTGATCGCGAGCATGCCGTGAGGGTCACGCAACGGGTGTGGCGACATTGTCCCGACGCCCCCGCAGAATTGCTGGCCGGGGCGCTGCTTCACGATTGCGGCAAGAGTGCCCGGCGCTATCGCGTATGGGAACGGGTACTGGCAGGGCTGGTTCCGCAGCGTTACTCTGCCTGCCTTCCATGGGAGCCCCTGCAGATTCGGGCCTGGCACCCGCAACTGGGTGCACGGATGTTGCGTGCAGCCGGCGGACGTGAGCGGGTCGCCCAGCTTGTCGAACGCCACCACACCCCAGGAGGTGACGCGCACGCGGCGGTACTGCACCGCTACGACGACCTGGAGTAG
- the trxB gene encoding thioredoxin-disulfide reductase codes for MTATREYDVVIIGGGPAGLTAAIYTGRASLRTLILEKGQPGGQIAQTEEVENYPGFPDPISGFELSQRMVQQAEKFGAVLEMDEVEAIERSGQGFVIKGYEANYSARAVIIATGANPKRLGIPGEELYWGRGVSTCATCDGFFYRGKHVVVVGGGDAAIEEGLFLTKFADTVTVIHRRDSLRANKVAQARAFSNPKMKFIWDTAVEEVLGDEAVSGVRVRNLKTGEVQDLATDGVFVFIGHVPNTGFLGDLVKLRDDGYVEVNDEIFTSVTGVFAAGDVSDYSYRQLATSVGAGTRAAMSAERMLAHLEAEIA; via the coding sequence ATGACGGCGACGCGCGAATACGACGTGGTGATCATCGGCGGAGGGCCAGCAGGACTGACGGCGGCGATCTACACTGGGCGGGCCAGCCTGAGGACCCTGATCCTCGAAAAAGGCCAGCCCGGCGGGCAGATCGCCCAGACCGAAGAAGTCGAGAACTACCCCGGCTTCCCCGACCCGATCAGCGGTTTCGAACTCTCCCAGCGCATGGTGCAGCAAGCCGAGAAATTCGGCGCAGTGCTCGAAATGGACGAAGTCGAAGCCATCGAACGCTCGGGGCAGGGCTTCGTGATCAAAGGCTACGAAGCGAACTACAGTGCCCGCGCGGTGATCATCGCCACGGGGGCCAATCCCAAACGGCTGGGCATACCCGGTGAGGAACTCTACTGGGGCCGGGGAGTCAGCACCTGCGCCACCTGCGACGGTTTTTTCTACCGCGGCAAGCACGTGGTGGTGGTGGGTGGGGGAGACGCCGCCATCGAAGAAGGCCTGTTTCTGACCAAATTCGCCGACACCGTGACCGTGATTCACCGCCGCGACAGCCTGCGGGCCAACAAGGTGGCGCAGGCCCGCGCTTTCTCCAACCCCAAGATGAAATTCATCTGGGACACCGCCGTGGAGGAAGTGCTGGGCGATGAAGCGGTCAGTGGCGTCAGGGTGCGCAATCTCAAGACCGGAGAAGTGCAGGACCTGGCCACTGATGGGGTGTTCGTGTTCATCGGCCACGTGCCCAACACCGGCTTTCTGGGTGACCTGGTGAAACTGCGCGACGACGGCTACGTCGAGGTGAACGATGAGATCTTCACCTCTGTCACGGGGGTGTTCGCCGCCGGTGATGTCAGTGACTACTCTTACCGCCAGCTGGCCACCAGTGTCGGTGCCGGTACGCGCGCCGCCATGAGCGCCGAACGCATGCTCGCCCACCTGGAAGCCGAGATCGCCTGA
- a CDS encoding 30S ribosomal protein S1, protein MEDQATPTPAEQSSGATQPETQGTTNGTDTKAVTNQTSSTETEYPAMTMEDVLAAENVPGGREVNRGDVLDGTVVFIGSEGIAVDVGAKIEGVIPFSQISDEPLTMEQAQAMFKPGDKIEAYVVRSDIPNGVIVLSKKRADQDKGWRILADLQAKDSPFTVDIVEKVRGGLVAQIEGIRAFLPASQVDTRRVNDLDPLVGHPLDVKLIELNRKRNRVIISHRAIMEAKKAQAREETMQHLVPGAEFEGEVVEITDFGVFVNLGGIDGLVHRSELTFGRFNHPRDVVKVGDKVNVQVIDVDPSRERINLSMKALSSDPWQSAVDKYAIGQRVKGKVTNLTNFGAFVEIEAGLEGLVHVSEMSWTKRVRHPNEMLKEGDEVEAVILRIDPKDRRISLGLRQTTEDPWAHLPDKYPPGTPVKGKVTGITEFGVFMEIEEGIEGLIHISELALERVNNPADLFKKGDEIEAMILNIDPVEQRASLSRRRALGGAPSGRGDYVSQGGGQRGDRGQPGGGGPQRGGQQGGGRRRREGFDYDYSYAAKDASSGKISTKLGDVYADLFAQFGLGGKTEENKEAEGTEGEK, encoded by the coding sequence ATGGAAGACCAGGCTACCCCGACCCCCGCCGAGCAAAGCAGCGGGGCTACTCAGCCCGAAACTCAGGGCACGACCAATGGCACCGACACCAAAGCGGTGACCAACCAGACCAGCAGCACTGAAACGGAATATCCCGCCATGACCATGGAAGACGTTCTCGCTGCCGAGAATGTTCCTGGCGGCCGGGAAGTCAACCGTGGTGACGTGCTCGACGGCACGGTCGTGTTCATTGGGTCTGAGGGCATCGCCGTGGATGTCGGCGCGAAGATCGAGGGCGTGATCCCGTTCTCGCAGATTTCCGACGAGCCGCTCACCATGGAGCAGGCCCAGGCGATGTTCAAGCCGGGGGACAAGATCGAGGCGTACGTCGTGCGCAGCGACATCCCGAACGGCGTGATCGTGCTGAGCAAGAAGCGCGCCGACCAGGACAAGGGCTGGCGAATCCTCGCCGATCTGCAGGCGAAGGATTCACCCTTCACGGTGGATATCGTGGAAAAAGTGCGCGGTGGTCTGGTCGCCCAGATCGAAGGCATTCGCGCCTTCCTGCCTGCCTCACAGGTGGACACGCGCCGCGTGAACGACCTCGATCCCCTCGTCGGCCACCCGCTCGACGTCAAGCTCATCGAGCTGAACCGCAAGCGCAACCGCGTGATCATCTCGCACCGCGCCATCATGGAAGCCAAAAAGGCCCAGGCGCGCGAAGAGACCATGCAGCACCTTGTGCCGGGCGCAGAGTTTGAAGGCGAAGTCGTCGAGATCACCGATTTCGGTGTGTTCGTCAACCTCGGCGGTATCGACGGTCTCGTGCACCGCAGCGAGCTGACCTTCGGGCGATTCAACCACCCCCGCGATGTGGTGAAAGTGGGCGACAAGGTCAACGTGCAGGTCATCGACGTCGATCCCTCGCGCGAACGCATCAACCTCTCGATGAAGGCCCTCTCCAGCGATCCCTGGCAGAGCGCCGTCGACAAGTACGCCATCGGACAGCGCGTCAAGGGCAAGGTCACCAACCTGACCAACTTCGGCGCCTTCGTGGAAATCGAAGCGGGCCTCGAAGGTCTGGTGCACGTCAGCGAAATGAGCTGGACCAAGCGCGTGCGTCACCCCAACGAGATGCTCAAGGAAGGCGACGAGGTCGAAGCCGTCATCTTGCGCATCGATCCCAAGGACCGTCGCATCTCGCTCGGTCTGCGTCAGACCACGGAAGATCCCTGGGCGCACCTCCCGGACAAGTACCCACCCGGTACGCCGGTCAAGGGCAAGGTCACCGGAATCACCGAGTTCGGCGTGTTCATGGAAATTGAGGAAGGCATCGAAGGCCTGATTCACATTTCCGAGTTGGCACTCGAGCGCGTCAACAACCCCGCCGACCTCTTCAAGAAGGGTGACGAGATCGAGGCGATGATCCTCAACATCGATCCCGTCGAGCAGCGCGCAAGCCTGTCGCGCCGCCGTGCCCTGGGTGGTGCGCCCTCCGGTCGTGGTGACTACGTGTCCCAGGGCGGCGGTCAACGTGGCGACCGTGGTCAGCCCGGCGGTGGCGGCCCTCAGCGTGGCGGTCAGCAAGGTGGCGGACGCCGTCGCCGTGAAGGCTTCGACTACGACTACAGCTACGCTGCCAAGGACGCTTCGAGCGGCAAGATCAGCACCAAGCTCGGTGACGTGTACGCGGACCTGTTTGCCCAGTTTGGTCTGGGCGGCAAGACCGAGGAAAACAAGGAAGCCGAAGGCACCGAGGGCGAGAAGTAA
- a CDS encoding DoxX family protein, with amino-acid sequence MDSRRPYPGPQDRPSLGHIALALAFGGAGLLHFVHPETFERIVPALVPARPAVVLSGAVEILGALGLLFSGTRRAAGWGLIALLVAVWPANIEMARRAAEFDTIPPWALWLRAVLQPALLWWVWRVVLRKPNERSV; translated from the coding sequence ATGGACTCGCGCCGACCGTATCCAGGGCCGCAAGATCGCCCGTCGCTCGGGCACATCGCCCTTGCGCTCGCCTTTGGCGGTGCGGGCCTGCTGCATTTCGTGCACCCCGAAACCTTCGAGCGCATTGTGCCTGCGCTTGTCCCCGCGCGCCCGGCAGTGGTCCTGAGCGGGGCCGTCGAAATTCTCGGTGCGCTGGGTCTGCTGTTCTCCGGCACGCGCCGGGCTGCCGGGTGGGGTCTTATCGCGCTGCTCGTGGCCGTGTGGCCCGCGAACATCGAGATGGCGCGCCGGGCTGCCGAGTTCGACACGATTCCGCCGTGGGCCCTGTGGCTGCGCGCCGTACTGCAGCCAGCGTTGCTGTGGTGGGTATGGCGGGTGGTGTTACGGAAGCCGAACGAGCGTTCGGTATAA